CAGGAGATTGTAAGAGGGCACAATCTGAAGTTGAATTTGATTGGCTGTCTCTTGTTTGAGGAGGGGGCCTCTTACCCAATCCTGATCATTTTCAGAAAAAGTGTCGGGGAGTGAGAGGGTACTTATGGAGGGGAGTGAAGCCACCAGCACTGTGTAGCAGGGAGACCTTCTGTCCCAGACGTCTGCCGTTTTTACTGGTGTCTGTTGTTCAGGACAACCGGCCGCCATGGTAAGAAACCGAAAACTGAGAAGGAAGCACAAGGGGAACGACAAGGACAAGGAAATGTAGTTTTAATGAATCTTTGAGGATTTGCTTTTGTGTTCTAATGAGGATAAAAACCAAGTGGCTGAAGATGGAGATTATTATCTGAAGCGAAAACAAACTTCCTCTGCTCACCCACAGTCAACCAGCAAGtcctcacctgcagcacagctggGCCATCAGCTGGATTTCTATACAAGTGATGTCTTATCTCTGGATAATCCTAATATTTGGGGGAAATTAATTTATGGCAAATGTTTTGgctgttcatgtttttatgattCTTGCTACAGACAAAATAATACTGGACACTTATTTGAAACTTTATTTCATATCTACATGTTCAACTCCAACAACTACtctttgctgtgtttacagGCTGATGGGATTTTACTCAGCTTTTGTGTTCCATCATTTTCTAACTAAACTCAATAGGATTGATATTTAGATTGGTGGGATACTAAAGGGTACAGGATACTAAAGATAGAACACTCACAGCTGAGTAAAGTGAGAAGACATGATGCCTTTTCTGAGTGTCCTAACTTAGGACATTCACCTTGAGAAAATCCCTCTCAAATCCTCTTCCAAATCTCAAATCTTAAAAATAGCTTTTAAGCGAACTGatcagcagcactgatgtgtGACCTTCTATATGTAGTAATATAAGGAGGTTCTGTCAAGCAAACAgggaaatagagaaaataataattcactGTATTGTTATTCACTGCATGGGACAGCACTGATGGTggttcaaaatgaaaactgagcTTGAGAGATTTCTATTGGATGAAAGGCCAACAGTGCAATGTAAACGTGTGATGCCATCAGGTTTAAAGTCTGGATATAAGAAACTGCAAATATGGTAAGACTGGGAGAAATGCAGGATGGATAAACATTGTTGAATCAGACTGGAACAGCAGAGATTGAAACCAGTTTCATTGTAAACTGTCAACATCGCCCACATCTTACTGATCAAAAATGATTTACATGTGGGAATAACATGTTTTACATTATGGCGCCCCCCCTTCTGGAGCCATCATTCACAAGTGCAGACAGCTGGCAGAGGATTAAACATGACTTCTTACCTGTCATGAGGCTATTTCCAGGCCTTGGCTGTCACTTTGTCAATGATACTTCTGTCTCTGGCTTTGGGTTTCTGCTTTGGTTTTCTCTGGCTCAATGGGGAAACAGGGCTTAAGTGTGAGCGACCAGAGCATACCACTGAAGGATCATATGgacatttgtacattttatcccactaaaacatgcaaaaataacatgttttagCACATATTTACTACAATGCAGGTATATTTTATTGCCTGTAATGACTGTCCAACGTATGCAGTTGGATTTTtagattctgtgtttttcttttcagtatGAAAATCAAAACTTTCTAGTTCCAGTAAACTAGAATACTCCTTGAAATAGGTAATCCATTAAAACGACTCCATGAACCAATAATGACACCAACCATGTAATGCAACAAAGAAGCAGATGCAGTGTTTaactgtgatggattacctaCTTGCCACTTTACCAACGGCTGTCTGCAAAACACTTAAAAAGCCTTAGACACTTTAGTATGCCTTGAAAAGTGGTCACCAGTAATCTATAGCACCTGAATAGTAGTAAACAGGCTAAAATATCTAgatgttgtgtttctgctggaaaCCACCTACTTGGTGTGACGCTCTTGTAAAACAAGTTACAGCTTGTTAGACCATAGGGGCTGGaaaatgagcatgtgtgtgtgcgttgccTGTGTGCCTATTTTACATCCTGTTCAGGTAATAAGCTAATCACATACATGTTCAGAGACACCATtatgctgctgcaggtgaacaCAGCTGATAATTTAACTCTCTCTGtccacctcctctttcattctcccACCACCACTCTTCCCacctttcttcatctttctctctttgaagCCCACTGACGCCCAAAGCGATGCCCGCTCCTTCCTGACTGAGGAGATGATTGCAGGTCAGTGCCTCTGTATGTCTTCACTTTGAACTGGTTGAGGAGCTTGAAATGGCTTTCTGAAAATTGGTCTTGGAAATTGTTGATAgatctttgtttcttttggcCTCTTATATTGTAGAATACAAAAGATCCAGAAATAGTTTTCTGTTCCATTTTGTTCTGTCAATTTGGACTTTGAACGTTTTCTGTCTCCCGATCAGAGTTCAAGGCCGCCTTCGACATGTTTGACACCGACGGCGGAGGTGACATCAGCACCAAGGAGTTGGGTACTGTGATGAGGATGCTGGGCCAGAACCCATCAAGAGAGGAGTTGGATGCCATCATTGAGGAGGTCGATGAGGACGGTGAGATCATTGTGTGATCAACAAATGGAAAAGGGACGACAGATCTTTCATCTTACTGCATAGACATTTTTAAGGATGAttgttcaataaaaacaaacaaaaacaccctTAAAAAGATGGAGATGGGATTCAGGCTGCATGGCATGtgttgcttccttcctgtgacCTCACCTTTCACTTCGTTTCcgccctccccctcctcactgcctcacctcccctctcctcagGCAGTGGTACCATTGACTTCGAGGAGTTCTTGGTCATGATGGTGCAACAGTTAAAGGAAGACCAGGCTGGAAAGAGTGAAGAAGAGCTTTCAGAATGCTTCCGTATTTTTGACAAGTAGGACACTCAATcctgacagaaagacaaatacaaacaccACAATGCTGCTCAAGATTTTCATGTTGTGCTATGGCTAAATTGAAAAGCCTATAAATTAGAATATTTTAGACTTACCTTACTTAGACTTACTTCACCCAGTAAGCAACAATGGTGCTCACGAGTGTATTTATTATGTCATATTTGTCATAAAGCCCACATGTAAGTGTCACTTATTTATGTTGCTCTTCATGTGTATGCTATACAGCAGCATGGTATGAAATTTGTTTTCAGACTCCATGGCTATGGCCTTGAttctcagcagcagaaaacaaatacTGCTCCTTAAAGGTGGAGCAGACCTGACCAGCACGTACGGGTGGGAGACTTTAATGTTCCATCATGTTGTCTacagtttttcactgtttgaggtttgactggcaGGCCTTTAAAAGTCCCGTATCGTGctcatttgtgtcatttgtgtctattagaaaatgtttacattcGTCAATCTTCAAAAAACACTATCTTTATCATAGTGTCCACTGCAACAGCACCTCTAGtcaccctctgtctgaaacacaGTGCCTGTCTCTTTCAGGAGGTTTGGTTGAGGGTGGTGGCTGTATAGTTGTGACATCACTACCATACGAAGGTCCGGACAGCTCAGACAGGGCCCAGTTCCTGAAACTGCGCATTTCTAAGTGGATTCAGTGTTTTGATactttcacagtatttatttaGCACATAGATCTGCTTCATAatcaaaaaaaattaaaaatctcatGTGCTACAAAATGGGGCTTGTAATTATGGAAAGAAGGTTGCACCCACTTCTTCTGCAATGGTTTAATTGCACCTGGAAGACTGGCACCACCTACTGCTTATCTCTCAGTGAAAAGACTCCTATAAGCTGAATAATGGTAgaggatggaaacacacattcattcatattttcctTTGTTGATTTTCTTGACATTCTGTTCAAATTTGTGATACATTTGCATTGAAACGTgcattgaagtgtgtgtgtgtgtgtgtgtgtgtgtgtgtgattatgtaaTAGAGAAGGGAGAAGAGATTTGTTTTCTCACTGTTAATTTAATATTGCTTTTTATCCTCAGGAATGGAGATGGCTTCGTTGACCGCGAAGAGTTTGGCGATATCCTCCATCTCACTGGTGAAGCGGTCACAGAGGATGATATTGATGAGATGTTCGGGGaatcagacacaaacaaagatgGAAAGATTGATTTTGATGGTAAGATTAAGCTGTAAGGAGATAAGAGTTTCTTCACTCATGTGGAATATGCAGTGTTTTCCATAATGTTTTCTACCAGACTGGACTGAACACTAATAGCATTGTCACTGGTTTAGCCTGATATATTGAGTAAAAGGATTTTGTAAAATGCACATCTAATTTGATAATCAGAGGCGTTTGCTGTCGTGGACACTCATGAGTGAAgaaagagtttgacattttgggattaatgttttgtctgctgctgctttttcctgtCCGTTTGCACAATTTGTCTGTCAATTTATGGTGTGGAGTGTCTAATGATTTGTTTTTCGTAACTTAATGTATTGGAAAAGCCAAAGACAAATTTCCACCGAGGTGGACAATTTCGTTAATCTTATCTCATTAAGATAACCAGCTggtggctccagcttcataatCAGGGGTCAGATATAAGAGTGGTATCAAGCTATTtgttcttctcctttttttttttttttttttttttttacaaaaagtAACCTCAAAAAGTTACACGAACATTACTATATACAGCAACACCACAACATAGacacagcaaaaaagaaaagaagatgacAGAAGATGTAAAATGTATACAGTAAGAAAGTaaacaagcacatttcccaaaatgccaacCAAACTATTCCATTACACAAGTAAATacaatgtttttgcttttaaataTAACACATATTAATAGTAATAAGGCGTGAGGTGGAGGGTAAATTCATCAAATCTTAGTTTTCCCACCTATTCAGAGTAAGATCAATCTTGATATAATTTCACACCCCCCTGTGATGGTGGTAGAAAGGTAAAGTTGAAGGGTTGATTGTGTGTACTTTCCCTTTCATTATCCACAAAACGGGTACCAGTTATCCCACAAAATGTGGACTTCGGGGGGGctacagattataaaaaaggCCCAAGTCTGCGTGCCCCTTATAAATACATATGAGGCATCTTAACATAAGGATGAAAATGACACGAGTCTGTGAgcacatgaaaaatgatttcatttgaaacaaGCAGACACGGAGTGACAGGGATGAAGAATTGTTCATTATATATGACATTTATGCATTACAACCACTTGTTCGCCAATAATGCTCTTCCAAAGACtttctgactttgtcttcacgCTCGGTTCGTGAGCGGACTTTGAATCCGCTCATTTGCTCATTAATCAGTCTGATGGACCAGTGTTGGGTTGCTTGATTGACTGTTGGCCCCATTCTCTCTCCAGAATTTCTGAAGATGATGGAGAACGTCCAGTGATG
This region of Chaetodon auriga isolate fChaAug3 chromosome 10, fChaAug3.hap1, whole genome shotgun sequence genomic DNA includes:
- the tnnc2.1 gene encoding troponin C, skeletal muscle; the encoded protein is MPTDAQSDARSFLTEEMIAEFKAAFDMFDTDGGGDISTKELGTVMRMLGQNPSREELDAIIEEVDEDGSGTIDFEEFLVMMVQQLKEDQAGKSEEELSECFRIFDKNGDGFVDREEFGDILHLTGEAVTEDDIDEMFGESDTNKDGKIDFDEFLKMMENVQ